The following are encoded together in the Echeneis naucrates chromosome 9, fEcheNa1.1, whole genome shotgun sequence genome:
- the rfk gene encoding riboflavin kinase, with protein sequence MRSLPFFCRGEVIRGFGRGSKELGIPTANFPDSVVENLPSDINTGIYYGWACVGNGDVHKMVMSIGWNPYYKNTKKSMETHVIHSFNEDFYGEILSVVMVGYIRPERSYTSLEALIAAINNDIEEAKVKLELPEHLKLRDSNFFTRFSSDLPSTTASSSQTIMNGH encoded by the exons ATGAGAAGTCTCCCTTTTTTCTGCCGGGGAGAGGTGATCAGAGGCTTCGGGAGAGGCAGCAAAGAGCTGGGGATCCCCACGG CCAACTTCCCTGACTCTGTGGTGGAAAATCTGCCTTCAGATATCAACACAGGAATCTACTATGGCTGGGCCTGCGTAGGTAATGGGGATGTCCACAAGATGGTGATGAGCATTGGCTGGAACCCTTACTACAAAAATACCAAGAAGTCCATG GAGACCCATGTGATTCACAGTTTCAACGAGGACTTTTATGGGGAGATCCTCAGTGTTGTAATGGTCGGCTACATCCGACCAGAGAGGAGCTACACCTCACTTG AAGCCCTCATTGCTGCCATCAACAATGATATTGAGGAGGCCAAGGTCAAGCTGGAGCTGCCAGAGCATCTCAAACTGAGAGACAGTAACTTCTTCACCAGATTTTCTTCAGACCTGCCCTCCACCACAGCATCTTCGTCACAGACTATTATGAATGGTCACTGA
- the LOC115048463 gene encoding beta-1,3-galactosyl-O-glycosyl-glycoprotein beta-1,6-N-acetylglucosaminyltransferase: MGFLKRSWRSLLKLSLALGSLGMLSLLSFQKEKWDPTYIISYSWLAYTDSDSIPETVCNCSAILQGEREALEQAKLLSVTRDFRKSIHIPDEYYINATMDCSEFRFKRKYLTIPLSQEEEDFPLAYSIVVHHKVQNFERLLRAIYAPHNIYCVHVDKKSEPTVFSSIMAITSCFPNVFMASHPVSVVYAAWPRVQADLNCMADLYNASTKWKYFLNLCGQDFPLKTNLEIVRVLRSLKGMNSLESEKMPDAKKWRVTNSHKIVDGRIQGTGKAKDPPPFNLPILSGNAYMVVSRGYIRSVLEDKRVLALIDWAKDTYSPDEFLWATIQRIPGVPGSSWPNTKFDMSDMNAIARLVKWEWHEGSEGIQDAVYPKCQGQHVRSICVYGAGDLNWMLQQHHLFANKFDTDTDPIAVYCLEKYLRQKVLAGLL; the protein is encoded by the exons ATGGGTTTCCTGAAAAGGAGCTGGAGATCCTTGCTGAAGCTCAGTCTTGCACTGGGATCACTAGGGATGCTTTCCCTACTTAGTttccaaaaggaaaaatggGACCCCACCTATATTATCAGCTACAGCTGGTTGGCGTACACAGATTCAGACAGCATCCCAGAGACAGTGTGCAACTGTTCAGCAATCCTGCAGGGAGAAAGGGAGGCATTGGAGCAAGCCAAATTACTGAGTGTCACTAGAGACTTCCGCAAAAGTATTCACATCCCTGATGAATATTACATTAATGCAACCATGGACTGCAG TGAATTCaggtttaaaagaaaatacttaACCATCCCGTTAAGTCAAGAGGAGGAGGACTTCCCTCTAGCTTACTCTATAGTTGTGCATCATAAG GTACAGAATTTTGAGCGACTGCTCCGGGCTATCTATGCACCTCACAACATTTATTGTGTCCATGTGGACAAAAAGTCTGAGCCCACAGTCTTCTCTTCTATCATGGCcattacttcctgtttcccaAATGTCTTCATGGCCAGCCATCCTGTGAGTGTGGTCTATGCTGCCTGGCCACGCGTCCAGGCTGACCTGAACTGTATGGCTGACCTCTACAATGCGagcacaaaatggaaatatttcctCAACCTTTGTGGCCAAGATTTTCCTCTGAAAACAAACTTGGAAATTGTGAGAGTGCTGCGCTCATTGAAAGGAATGAACAGTTTAGAATCAGAAAAAATGCCTGATGCAAAGAAATGGCGAGTGACAAATTCTCACAAGATAGTTGATGGAAGAATTCAG GGGACAGGGAAGGCAAAGGACCCACCTCCTTTCAACCTGCCCATTTTGTCAGGAAATGCCTACATGGTGGTTTCTCGGGGCTACATCCGCAGCGTACTGGAGGACAAGCGAGTACTGGCGCTGATTGATTGGGCCAAAGACACCTACAGTCCTGATGAATTTCTCTGGGCAACCATTCAGCGAATTCCAGGAGTTCCTGGCTCAAGTTGGCCCAACACCAAATTTGACATGTCAGACATGAATGCTATTGCTCGGCTGGTGAAATGGGAATGGCATGAGGGCTCGGAGGGGATTCAGGATGCCGTGTACCCCAAGTGTCAAGGACAACACGTCAGGTCCATATGTGTATATGGTGCCGGAGACTTAAACTGGATGCTTCAGCAGCATCACCTCTTTGCCAACAagtttgacacagacacagatccCATTGCTGTGTACTGCTTGGAAAAGTATCTGCGACAAAAGGTGCTGGCAGGGTTGCTCTAG
- the LOC115048462 gene encoding uncharacterized protein LOC115048462 yields MTLREFSDGEMTIALTSVTTDKEDWHGNVDGLKAFSHRHGLDGLVVLLSISDTVHHPRQQVLVYSNNTDILSKICYELEESSSWSLSGELDAKANFQVYHIPLNTPSSSGTPSLLEEEIQGLLKDFVDRRTSVLACHPSSRTSSTEGVAGSVEFSQGSSGINDMDGSDIERAEGGNGDVAAIGRVMADGEEDTGGVGVNAGGELVSPDSGMTTIRSSRSSKESSVFLSDDSPIGEVTAGVGPVAGPGGLFLRNPSPLGLLSLSSPVPPERRKQRSSRNRSDNFDLFSFDPLHSSDHSLHTGERANSEGRGDEGGRRSSNLSELEELSLLDFSAPDSMDGFGRRDSSAHHHGQTHGCESVDTVVPPTPVNSLVGSRPPSSCGVRFFPEDVAERISGLQHKASVSSSLSETWDELGFDTQGAMSSSDSNLWSRTKESESPQNIVEDLASKQLGSDMTEKESWEISKSVSTRKRGKNLEPQLSLVTEQTESYGDWVPDAVLKDQWNPVTLADLQLAPPKEVTGKGKAGLIGVTEKTQGFLRKKGVLNPLTPDTSKEEEEGAQGKKGVQQVELLDFWTYSAQKGFLNKSKSESGTTTSYPESLDMWNMTIRDDSLSPLTTPDNLSENSGSFCGVNPNVGATSVESPLGYTDGGMEMWNTTIQEDSSSTVTSPEGPENVKDFSQPGSLDAGDSLGTYVMNQTAEEHCIEEERDVTAVSSHTPEVSWMGTEHNVKIVIEAPEGRLPEETWEGDMQTVHRQQSGVENLKSEHSEDELSQYQGANMCDLPVPGMVTSTSEYDNVGVGGWSVPSSPETHASPVVDMIQLEEQSSPFITMTKPIQMNQGHDKYQLDTSLPVNQSANQVFLFEGTTELGQMTRSSGSSPDSKYDNKSPDVSEEADWTEHPSEYSPFVMVGCSSVIQQSLENDLSSPAEATETQIQTDQSLSQSHVNWERLESGILSHDSPNKMACNEDRTATETQQEGKKESNGNTEGKITETMPLGSSSGGVRDTLKCSPDGLQPQSRDELRSNSDGDSSSGLEMEYIVVSGTVKEAERERHGRQSKEKRKSMETFSTLFYAASVLQSQAQAAHGGHQENTEKSWQSPIKEDSNCQFRVDDEQSQASLISHYQTNLDNAPECQMMQEITSPNQSKNTSEAFHQSVEEENHDDKSTVGTRSVSPSLRYPSDHFLKTRQEIYVHSQISMEDSDEGGQSPSAPPPCPASLGDIQDWGDQLVRQDTPQTTSDIQSPVLTNSSVSHTCSSAGTPISDLGVSTDRALGLPFSGDLMEEQSENEEQEEEAHTKHTAPTKWTTEIQSEREGRQKLESSDLLSNVEQSVQQPPHHEQHYFDGHLIRTVDHDKWSSDQPIGNHNASQDSYSFVLRHDDETSQIPSLPMNEDNAYQWTEMENVTQGQTQYGYNYHHIDQRTEHQSTHLACIDTKSNSQVNTADVYAEFTTNATATQSRSDQADSYYDAGVHAECGFRDPDSKLQYIADYGEDSNLVCAAEPQYSQYQAEAQSNHEIEHAHYQCDGQPCYQSDIHTEREDHARYVPEGYVHFLLSRQSQQRNGTTGMMITMVPSEEADKEVDKPDLSGGSNQRKKLVAPPLNVSLERGEGSLLSDTEDEALDTGDDLDVNIDGLDTSDEADSLDFNKHGDSEESAPAAGAPESDTKTGYKSPDEGRLWRGVVIGEQEHRIDMKCIEPYKRVISHGGYYAEQNAIIVFAACFLPDSDCDNYNYVMENLFLYVISTLELMVAEDYMIVYLNGATPRRRMPGFNWMKKCYQMIDRRLKKNLKMFIIAHPSWFIRTLLGITRPFISSKFSSKIKYVNTLQELGEIIPMDYVHIPPSIIKFDEERSMHRFACIRLDTDLQNTAAKADKKGNSAV; encoded by the exons ATCTGCTATGAGTTGGAAGAGTCTTCCAGCTGGTCTCTTTCTGGAGAACTGGACGCAAAAGCAAATTTCCAGGTTTACCACATCCCATTAAACACTCCCTCATCTTCTGGTACCCCATCTCTGCTGGAAGAAGAAATCCAGGGCCTCCTTAAGGACTTTGTGGACCGACGGACCTCTGTTTTAGCCTGCCACCCTAGCAGTCGGACCTCTTCTACTGAGGGAGTAGCAGGCAGTGTGGAGTTCTCCCAGGGATCATCTGGTATCAATGACATGGATGGTTCTGACATAGAGAGGGCAGAGGGAGGCAATGGAGATGTGGCAGCAATAGGAAG GGTGATGGCAGATGGTGAAGAAGACACAGGAGGGGTAGGAGTCAATGCTGGCGGGGAGTTAGTGAGCCCTGACAGCGGCATGACCACCATTCGCAGCAGCCGATCCTCCAAGGAGAGTTCAGTGTTCCTGAGTGATGACAGTCCAATTGGTGAAGTTACAGCAGGAGTAGGTCCAGTAGCTGGACCAGGAGGGCTCTTCCTTAGAAACCCCTCTCCTCTGGGCTTGTtatccctctcctctcctgtcccaCCTGAGAGGAGGAAGCAACGCTCCAGCAGAAATAGGAGTGATAACTTTGACCTGTTCAGTTTTGACCCACTACATAGTAGTGACCATTCCTTGCACACAGGAGAACGGGCAAATTctgaaggaagaggagatgagggTGGAAGAAGGAGCTCCAACTTATCAGAGCTTGAAGAACTGAGCTTACTGGATTTCTCTGCTCCAGATTCAATGGATGGGTTTGGAAGAAGAGATTCTTCAGCTCACCACCATGGTCAAACCCATGGATGTGAAAGTGTTGACACTGTAGTTCCTCCAACCCCAGTCAACAGCCTGGTAGGTAGCCGCCCACCAAGCAGTTGCGGGGTCAGGTTCTTCCCAGAAGATGTAGCTGAAAGAATCAGTGGCCTACAGCACAAGGCCAGTGTGTCTTCATCCTTGTCAGAGACCTGGGATGAACTTGGTTTTGACACCCAAGGAGCAATGTCTTCAAGTGACAGTAATCTTTGGAGTAGAACCAAAGAATCTGAGAGCCCACAAAATATTGTAGAGGATCTTGCAAGCAAACAGTTAGGCAGTGatatgacagaaaaagaaagctggGAGATTTCTAAGTCAGTAAGTACCCGGAAGAGAGGAAAGAACCTTGAACCTCAGCTTAGTCTGGTCACTGAGCAGACTGAATCATATGGAGACTGGGTCCCAGATGCTGTATTGAAGGATCAGTGGAACCCTGTCACTTTGGCTGATCTTCAATTGGCACCACCCAAGGAAGTAACTGGAAAAGGCAAAGCTGGTTTAATCggagtgacagaaaaaacacagggttttttaagaaagaaaggAGTTCTAAACCCTTTAACACCAGACACAtcaaaagaagaggaggaaggggccCAAGGAAAAAAAGGAGTGCAACAGGTGGAGCTCCTTGACTTCTGGACGTATTCTGCTCAAAAGGGATTTCtcaataaatcaaaatctgAAAGCGGAACCACCACATCTTACCCCGAATCGCTAGATATGTGGAATATGACAATCCGAGATGACAGTCTATCACCACTAACAACCCCTGATAATTTGTCTGAAAACTCAGGTTCTTTCTGTGGGGTGAACCCAAATGTAGGTGCCACATCTGTGGAGAGTCCATTAGGCTACACTGACGGGGGAATGGAGATGTGGAACACCACCATACAGGAAGACAGCTCTTCCACTGTAACAAGCCCAGAAGGGCCTGAAAATGTAAAGGACTTCAGTCAACCGGGATCACTGGATGCTGGTGATTCTCTGGGGACATATGTAATgaaccaaacagcagaagaacATTGTatagaggaggagagagatgtgACCGCAGTAAGTAGCCACACACCTGAGGTTAGTTGGATGGGGACTGAACACAATGTGAAGATAGTCATAGAGGCTCCAGAAGGTAGATTACCAGAAGAAACATGGGAGGGTGATATGCAGACTGTTCATAGACAACAGTCTGGTGTAGAGAACTTGAAATCTGAACATTCAGAAGATGAGCTATCCCAGTACCAAGGCGCTAATATGTGTGACTTACCTGTACCTGGCATGGTCACCTCCACCTCTGAATATGACAATGTAGGAGTTGGTGGGTGGAGCGTGCCATCTTCCCCTGAGACCCATGCCAGCCCTGTGGTGGACATGATACAGCTGGAGGAGCAGTCTAGCCCTTTTATAACTATGACCAAACCCATTCAGATGAATCAGGGGCACGATAAGTACCAATTGGATACTTCTTTGCCAGTcaatcagtcagccaatcaggtgttCCTCTTTGAAGGAACTACTGAGTTGGGTCAGATGACCAGGAGCAGTGGAAGTTCACCAGACAGCAAGTATGACAACAAAAGCCCAGATGTATCAGAAGAGGCTGACTGGACAGAACATCCCAGTGAATATTCTCCATTTGTTATGGTGGGCTGTTCCTCTGTCATTCAGCAAAGTTTAGAAAATGATCTCTCAAGTCCAGCAGAAGCTACTGAGACTCAAATCCAGACTGACCAATCATTATCCCAAAGCCATGTGAACTGGGAAAGATTGGAATCAGGTATATTATCACATGATAGTCCAAACAAAATGGCCTGCAATGAAGACAGGACTGCCACTGAAACCCAGCAGGAGGGTAAGAAAGAGAGCAATGGAAATACAGAGggaaaaataactgaaacaatGCCCCTGGGCTCCAGCTCTGGGGGTGTGAGAGACACACTGAAATGCAGCCCTGACGGTCTACAACCACAGAGTCGAGATGAACTCAGGTCCAATTCTGATGGAGATTCATCTTCGGGCCTTGAAATGGAATACATAGTAGTGTCTGGAACAGTAAAggaagctgagagagagagacatggtaggcaatcaaaagaaaaaagaaagtccaTGGAAACATTTAGCACGCTTTTCTATGCTGCCTCGGTGCTTCAAAGCCAGGCCCAAGCTGCACATGGGGGACACCAGGAGAATACAGAAAAAAGTTGGCAAAGTCCTATCAAGGAGGATTCCAACTGTCAGTTTAGAGTAGATGATGAGCAAAGTCAAGCTTCTTTAATCTCTCATTATCAGACAAACCTAGATAATGCCCCTGAGTGTCAGATGATGCAAGAAATCACCAGTCCAAACCAATCAAAAAACACTTCGGAAGCTTTTCATCAGtcagtagaagaagaaaaccaTGATGATAAATCAACTGTTGGTACCAGAAGTGTTTCTCCATCACTAAGATATCCATCCGATCACTTCCTGAAAACCAGACAGGAAATATATGTCCATTCGCAGATCTCAATGGAAGATTCAGATGAGGGTGGGCAGTCACCGTCTGCACCTCCACCATGCCCTGCTTCTTTGGGTGACATTCAGGACTGGGGAGATCAGTTAGTCAGACAGGACACACCTCAAACTACATCGGATATACAATCCCCTGTGCTGACCAACAGTTCAGTCTCCCACACCTGCTCTTCAGCTGGCACCCCTATTAGCGATTTGGGTGTTTCTACTGACAGAGCACTTGGATTACCATTTTCTGGAGATTTAATGGAAGAGCAGAGCGAAAAcgaagagcaggaggaagaagctcatacaaaacacactgccCCAACAAAATGGACCACAGAAATACAAAGCGAAAGGGAAGGAAGACAAAAGCTAGAGTCTTCTGATCTGCTAAGTAATGTGGAGCAAAGTGTTCAACAACCGCCACATCATGAGCAGCATTACTTTGATGGACATCTAATAAGGACAGTTGATCATGATAAATGGTCATCTGACCAACCAATTGGAAACCACAACGCTTCTCAAGACAGCTATTCTTTTGTTTTAAG ACATGATGATGAGACATCCCAGATACCATCATTGCCAATGAATGAGGATAACGCATATCAgtggacagagatggagaatgTAACTCAGGGTCAAACTCAGTATGGCTACAACTACCACCACATCGACCAAAGGACTGAACACCAGAGCACGCACTTGGCCTGCATAGACACAAAATCCAACAGCCAAGTAAACACCGCAGATGTCTATGCTGAGTTTACTACCAATGCCACAGCCACTCAGTCCAGGTCCGACCAGGCTGACAGCTACTATGACGCCGGCGTTCATGCTGAGTGTGGCTTTCGTGATCCAGATTCCAAGTTGCAGTACATTGCAGACTATGGAGAGGACTCCAACCTCGTGTGTGCAGCTGAACCTCAGTACTCTCAATATCAAGCTGAAGCTCAGTCTAACCATGAAATAGAACATGCACATTACCAGTGTGATGGACAGCCATGCTACCAATCAGACATCCACACTGAGAGGGAAGATCATGCGCGTTATGTTCCTGAGGGATATGTTCACTTTCTCCTCTCCAG ACAGTCCCAACAGAGAAATGGCACAACAGGAATGATGATAACAATGGTCCCCAGTGAGGAAGCAGACAAGGAAGTGGATAAACCag ATTTATCCGGCGGCTCCAATCAGAGAAAGAAGTTGGTGGCTCCGCCGCTGAATGTGTCCCTGGAGCGCGGTGAGGGGTCTCTGCTCTCGGACACCGAGGACGAGGCGCTGGACACCGGAGACGACCTGGATGTGAACATTGATGGCCTGGACACATCCGATGAGGCCGACTCTCTGGACTTTAACAAACACG GAGATTCAGAAGAGTCTGCCCCGGCTGCAGGTGCACCTGAAAGTGACACTAAAACAGGATACAAATCACCTGATGAAGGCAGGCTGTGGCGGGGCGTGGTGATTGGAGAGCAGGAGCATCGCATTGATATGAAGTGCATTGAGCCATACAAAAGAGTAATTTCTCACGGAG GTTACTATGCTGAACAGAACGCCATCATCGTGTTTGCAGCATGTTTCCTACCGGACAGTGACTGCGACAATTACAATTATGTGATGGAAAACCTTTTTCT GTATGTCATAAGTACCTTGGAACTTATGGTTGCAGAAGATTATATGATTGTTTATCTAAATGGTGCCACACCTCGCAGGAGGATGCCTGGTTTCAACTGGATGAAAAAGTGTTACCAAATGATAGACAGAAG ACTGAAGAAAAACCTTAAGATGTTCATCATTGCCCATCCATCCTGGTTCATAAGGACCTTGCTGGGAATCACCAGACCTTTTATAAG CTCCAAGTTCAGCAGTAAGATCAAGTATGTAAATACTCTGCAGGAGCTTGGAGAAATCATCCCAATGGACTATGTGCACATTCCACCCAGCATCATCAA GTTTGACGAGGAGAGGTCTATGCACAGATTTGCATGCATCAG ACTGGATACAGATTTGCAGAACACAGCAGCTAA AGCTGACAAGAAGGGGAACTCGGCTGTTTGA